A single genomic interval of Ischnura elegans chromosome 3, ioIscEleg1.1, whole genome shotgun sequence harbors:
- the LOC124155434 gene encoding piggyBac transposable element-derived protein 2-like yields MATSLTTKEIVYILEGDISDIDISDDEDISEENPDWLLNREAVGPDVMNTEVQGFPNIPDVGLAFEVNKCSDDSDDDDMPLAQRYPHLMNQSQRKVNRSLWTYEDLGYVDSSCDSQFSPPPDEISTPFSYFKLFVDNDMISNIVEQTNLYSVQEKCQNVNTNDKEIHQLLGIHMIMSIVTMPSYSMFWSEKSRYGQIADVMSRNRFKTLRGNLHFNNNDNMLSRDDPAYDKLFKIRPFLNALRKNFLKVEPEEHNSVDEFMIPLKAHTALKQYMKSKPHKWGVKVFARAGVSGFVYDFEIYLGKQTNVKESGLGISGDIVIRLAENIPKHKNFKLYCDNWFSSPKLFSQLRKDGILAAGTIRRNRLGQCTLKSDKELKKQGRGSFDYRLEKSENTFVLKWLDNKPVYLISNFVGAHPVENVRRWSVAEKRYIDVPQPNIVRAYNKHMGGVDKQDMLLELYRTNLKGKRYYLRVIFHFIDLSVVNAWLLYRRHCEQLKEKYMPLIEFKLSVAHALLYFGPNISNKRGRPSSSPSVEGKGVAKRTFTPRPVADVRFDGIDHWPLHVNTKNRCKLCIKSYTRVKCEKCNLPLCFSNEKNCFKTFHVK; encoded by the coding sequence ATGGCGACATCATTGACGACTAAGGAAATAGTGTACATTTTAGAAGGTGACATCTCTGATATTGACATCTCAGATGATGAAGACATCTCAGAGGAAAACCCGGATTGGCTTTTGAATAGAGAAGCAGTCGGACCTGACGTTATGAATACCGAGGTACAGGGTTTTCCGAACATCCCTGATGTCGGACTTGCTTTTGAAGTAAATAAGTGTAGTGatgatagtgatgatgatgacatgccTTTGGCACAACGTTATCCGCATCTAATGAACCAATCGCAGAGAAAAGTAAATAGGTCATTATGGACTTATGAAGACCTAGGTTATGTTGATTCCTCATGTGACTCTCAATTTTCACCACCTCCTGATGAAATTAGCaccccattttcatatttcaagctTTTTGTTGATAATGATATGATAAGTAATATTGTAGAGCAAACTAATCTCTATTCAGTGcaggaaaaatgccaaaatgtaAACACTAATGACAAAGAAATACATCAGCTCCTAGGAATTCATATGATTATGAGCATTGTCACAATGCCAAGTTACTCCATGTTCTGGAGTGAAAAGTCGCGATATGGTCAAATTGCAGATGTCATGTCTCGCAATAGATTCAAAACTTTGCGAGGTAatctacattttaataataatgacaatatgtTGTCCCGTGATGATCCTGCTTacgataaactgttcaaaatccggccatttttaaatgctctaaGGAAAAACTTCCTGAAAGTGGAACCGGAAGAGCATaattcagtggatgaatttatgattCCTTTGAAAGCTCATACAGCATTGAAGCAGTATATGAAAAGCAAACCACACAAGTGGGGAGTGAAGGTTTTTGCTCGTGCAGGGGTTAGCGGATTtgtgtatgattttgaaatttatctgggCAAGCAAACTAATGTAAAAGAATCTGGTCTTGGAATCAGTGGTGATATTGTCATTCGGCTAGCAGAAAATATCCCtaagcacaaaaatttcaaattatattgtgATAACTGGTTTTCCTCGCCTAAACTATTCTCGCAACTAAGGAAAGATGGTATTTTAGCTGCAGGAACTATCCGTAGAAATAGGCTAGGGCAATGCACTTTGAAAAGTGACAAGGAGTTGAAAAAACAAGGGAGGGGTAGCTTTGATTATAGACttgagaaaagtgaaaatacGTTTGTTTTGAAATGGCTGGACAATAAACCAGTGTATTTAATTTCCAACTTTGTTGGGGCTCATCCTGTGGAAAATGTTCGACGCTGGTCTGTAGCAGAAAAAAGGTACATAGACGTGCCACAGCCAAATATTGTTCGTGCGTACAATAAGCATATGGGAGGAGTCGATAAACAAGATATGCTTCTGGAACTTTACAGAACAAACCTCAAAGGGAAGCGTTATTACCTCAGGGTGATTTTTCACTTCATCGACCTCAGTGTTGTAAATGCTTGGCTGTTATACCGCAGACATTGTgagcaattgaaagaaaaatatatgccctTGATTGAGTTCAAATTATCTGTAGCTCATGCATTACTCTACTTTGGTCCCAATATCTCTAATAAGAGAGGAAGACCATCTTCATCACCGAGTGTGGAGGGAAAAGGAGTGGCGAAAAGAACTTTTACACCACGGCCGGTGGCCGATGTTCGATTCGATGGGATTGATCATTGGCCTTTGCatgtaaatactaaaaatagatgtaaattgtgcataaaaagttATACGCGAGTGAAGTGCGAGAAATGCAACTTACCATTGTGCTTCTCcaacgaaaaaaactgtttcaaaacttttcatgtaaaatga